One window from the genome of Leucobacter aridicollis encodes:
- a CDS encoding MFS transporter — protein MSGTFRSLSIRNYRIWFFGAFISNVGAWMQATTQNWVVLTELTDNNASAVGITMALQFGPQLLLVPFSGAVADRFDRRKVLLVTQSLLMLLALGLGLLLVTGAAEIWHLYGFALGLGIVNAFDATSRQAFVSDLVGNDQLSNAVALNSASFNSARLVGPAVAGVLIAAIGSGWVFLINAASFLAMLGALLLITTRHERPAGGAKRESQLRQLSAGFRYVMGRHDIFVIFVMVFLVGAFSMNFPVMSSTMAVEFGRGAGDYGLLSSILAIGSLTGALLAARRPAARMRVVVISFGGLGVVSLLGATMPTFWLFAATLVFFGLATSTMLTTANGFVQTTSDPAVRGRVLALYMAILMGGTPIGAPLVGAAADVLGPRSTFVISGIAALIAFAIGMAWLMSERKLRLRWDGGPRITHAGRPNLDDSRRGQVETLTAPLDVLRREPEIVDPLEANWDSAPQEAPPTTGIIPLPKPKNPRAEDDPEGNGG, from the coding sequence GTGTCAGGTACGTTCCGATCACTCTCCATCCGCAACTATCGGATCTGGTTCTTCGGAGCGTTCATCTCGAATGTGGGAGCCTGGATGCAGGCAACCACGCAGAACTGGGTCGTCCTCACCGAGCTGACCGACAACAATGCCTCGGCAGTGGGCATCACGATGGCGTTGCAGTTCGGCCCACAGCTGCTGCTCGTTCCGTTCAGCGGGGCGGTCGCTGACAGGTTCGACAGGCGCAAGGTACTGCTCGTCACGCAGTCGCTGCTCATGCTGCTTGCGCTCGGCCTCGGGCTGCTGCTCGTGACTGGCGCTGCCGAAATCTGGCACCTGTACGGATTCGCGCTTGGGCTCGGCATTGTGAACGCGTTCGACGCGACGTCGCGCCAGGCGTTCGTCTCGGACCTCGTCGGAAACGACCAGCTCTCGAACGCGGTTGCGCTCAACTCGGCGTCGTTCAACTCGGCCCGTCTCGTCGGCCCGGCGGTTGCTGGCGTGCTCATCGCAGCGATCGGCTCGGGCTGGGTCTTTCTGATCAACGCGGCCTCATTTCTTGCCATGCTTGGTGCGCTACTACTCATCACGACGAGGCATGAGCGGCCCGCTGGCGGTGCGAAGCGGGAGTCGCAGCTGCGGCAGCTCTCTGCAGGCTTTCGGTACGTCATGGGGCGCCACGACATTTTCGTTATCTTTGTGATGGTGTTCCTCGTTGGCGCGTTCAGTATGAACTTCCCGGTGATGTCGTCAACCATGGCGGTCGAGTTTGGGCGAGGGGCGGGGGACTACGGCTTACTGTCGTCAATCCTCGCGATTGGATCGCTGACGGGGGCGCTTCTCGCAGCCAGGCGCCCGGCAGCCCGGATGCGCGTCGTTGTCATCTCCTTCGGAGGCCTCGGCGTCGTGAGTCTCCTCGGCGCGACGATGCCGACGTTCTGGCTCTTCGCGGCGACGCTTGTGTTCTTCGGCCTCGCGACCTCGACGATGCTCACGACCGCGAACGGCTTCGTCCAGACCACGTCCGATCCCGCCGTCAGAGGCCGCGTGCTGGCGCTCTATATGGCGATCCTGATGGGGGGAACGCCGATCGGCGCGCCACTCGTTGGCGCCGCGGCCGACGTGCTTGGTCCGCGGTCGACGTTCGTGATCAGCGGGATCGCCGCGCTCATCGCTTTCGCAATTGGCATGGCATGGCTGATGAGCGAACGCAAACTGCGGCTGCGGTGGGATGGCGGCCCGAGGATCACTCACGCAGGCCGCCCAAACCTCGACGACAGTAGGCGCGGTCAGGTCGAAACTCTCACGGCCCCGCTCGACGTGCTGCGGCGCGAGCCAGAGATCGTTGACCCGCTCGAAGCGAACTGGGATTCGGCGCCGCAGGAGGCGCCTCCGACGACAGGGATCATTCCACTTCCGAAGCCGAAGAATCCGCGCGCGGAAGACGATCCTGAGGGCAACGGAGGGTAG